In a single window of the Deltaproteobacteria bacterium HGW-Deltaproteobacteria-6 genome:
- a CDS encoding alcohol dehydrogenase, with amino-acid sequence MKAAVLHGAKDIRTETVPDPVCEPHGVIIKVKACGVCGSDLHWYKEDGHEGTIFGHEFSGDIVEVGSDVKGIEKGTRCTAVGFSPCGKCFWCKQGKTHRCQAMALLGYQFPGAMAEYVHVPFAAPGRSIFPLPEELTYEDAASVEPLSISYFSVNRGQPKEGEIIAVIGLGVIGLYAIQVLKAMGAGKILAAGRRPARLAAAKLCGAQQVIDAAKEDTLQAVMEATGELGVNTVVECAGTQTTFDQSIAMARGGGKILLVGIYEEAISWQPLPAISKNLTLVGCLGGNFPAAIELLKSGKVKTKDMISHRFSLDQAADAFRAQLQDPAAIKVMIKP; translated from the coding sequence ATGAAAGCTGCCGTATTGCATGGCGCAAAAGATATTCGAACCGAAACCGTCCCCGATCCCGTTTGCGAACCGCACGGGGTCATCATTAAAGTTAAAGCCTGCGGTGTATGCGGTTCCGATCTGCACTGGTATAAAGAGGACGGCCATGAAGGAACCATTTTCGGGCACGAATTCAGCGGTGACATTGTGGAAGTGGGTTCCGATGTGAAGGGTATCGAGAAGGGCACGCGCTGCACGGCTGTTGGTTTTTCTCCCTGCGGCAAGTGTTTCTGGTGCAAACAGGGCAAGACGCACCGCTGCCAGGCTATGGCGCTTCTGGGTTATCAGTTCCCCGGCGCAATGGCCGAGTATGTTCATGTTCCCTTCGCGGCGCCCGGCCGCAGTATCTTTCCGCTGCCGGAGGAGCTGACCTATGAAGATGCGGCGTCGGTGGAACCGCTCTCCATTTCCTATTTTTCCGTCAACCGGGGGCAGCCCAAAGAAGGTGAAATTATTGCCGTCATCGGCCTGGGCGTGATTGGTCTTTATGCAATCCAGGTGCTCAAGGCGATGGGCGCGGGAAAAATTCTGGCCGCGGGCCGGAGGCCGGCACGTCTGGCCGCGGCAAAGCTTTGCGGCGCACAACAGGTGATTGACGCGGCCAAAGAAGATACATTGCAGGCTGTTATGGAAGCAACGGGAGAGCTGGGCGTCAATACCGTTGTCGAATGCGCAGGCACGCAGACAACATTTGATCAATCCATCGCCATGGCGCGCGGCGGAGGCAAGATTCTGCTGGTCGGTATTTACGAAGAAGCAATTTCCTGGCAGCCCCTGCCCGCCATCAGTAAAAACCTCACACTGGTCGGCTGTCTGGGCGGTAATTTCCCCGCCGCCATTGAATTACTCAAAAGCGGCAAGGTCAAAACAAAAGACATGATTTCGCACCGGTTTTCGCTGGATCAGGCAGCCGACGCTTTCCGCGCGCAGCTTCAAGACCCGGCTGCCATCAAGGTAATGATTAAACCTTAA
- a CDS encoding collagenase-like protease — translation MPIPLELLSPAGNADIGIAAIDHGADAVYIGAPKFSARAEAGVGVADIARLIRHAHLYHARVYVALNTILTDEEIAESLDIIREVYQLGADGLIIQDVGLLELDLPPIPLIASTQMHNSTVEKVRFLEDVGFQRVILARELSCDEIAGIHRKTKIELEVFVHGALCVSYSGQCYMSQAVAGRSGNRGVCAQPCRSHYTLTDGAGNMILQNKFLLSLKDMNRMNAIPDLIAAGVTSFKIEGRYKGIEYVKNVTAAYRQAIDRFISGNPGYRKSSSGVSTFTFSPDPDRTFNRGYTRYFIVGGREKVASLDTQKAIGQHLGKVTALGKDFFRLDRHDLQNGDGLCFFTRKGDLAGFRVDRVEKEKIYPSNMKGLSIGTILYRNHDMAFTRILQKSSGVRRIAVDMDFRQEDQLIHLAVRDEDGNEAETVKEVIFEPPRDPDRALKQIETHLCSTGNTPYRLAGLTIQPREPSFLPASLLNGIRRDVLDALTKVRCETFPRPDIPLTPNAVPYPEKMLDFRANVANALARRFYERHGAVVTEPAFENLSDTNGKTVMTTRHCIRYQLDMCPREQSPCCPVQEPLRIRDAHHTYRLEFDCRQCRMFLILEN, via the coding sequence ATGCCCATACCACTGGAACTGCTGTCACCGGCAGGCAACGCCGATATCGGGATTGCCGCCATCGATCACGGCGCGGATGCCGTGTACATCGGCGCTCCTAAATTTTCCGCCAGGGCCGAAGCGGGGGTGGGCGTCGCCGATATCGCCCGGCTGATCCGGCATGCGCACCTCTATCATGCCAGGGTCTATGTGGCGCTTAATACGATTCTCACGGATGAGGAAATCGCCGAGTCGCTTGATATCATCCGGGAGGTCTATCAGTTGGGCGCTGACGGCCTGATTATTCAGGATGTGGGCTTACTGGAACTGGATCTGCCTCCGATTCCGCTTATTGCCAGTACCCAGATGCACAACAGCACGGTTGAGAAGGTGCGGTTTTTGGAGGACGTGGGGTTCCAGCGGGTGATCCTGGCCAGGGAGCTCTCCTGTGACGAAATTGCCGGCATTCATCGAAAAACAAAAATAGAATTGGAAGTCTTTGTGCACGGGGCCTTGTGCGTATCCTACAGCGGGCAATGTTACATGAGTCAGGCCGTCGCGGGCCGGAGCGGTAATCGCGGCGTCTGCGCCCAGCCCTGCCGGTCCCACTACACGTTGACGGACGGCGCCGGCAACATGATCCTGCAAAACAAATTTCTTCTGTCCCTCAAAGATATGAACCGGATGAATGCCATACCGGATCTGATTGCAGCCGGGGTTACCTCCTTTAAAATCGAAGGAAGATACAAGGGAATCGAGTATGTAAAGAATGTCACGGCCGCCTACCGGCAGGCTATCGATCGGTTCATCAGCGGCAATCCCGGTTACCGGAAGAGCAGTTCCGGCGTAAGCACGTTCACCTTTTCGCCGGACCCGGACAGGACCTTCAACCGCGGCTATACCCGATACTTTATTGTCGGCGGGAGAGAAAAGGTCGCCTCCCTGGACACGCAGAAAGCCATCGGACAGCATCTGGGGAAAGTTACTGCGTTGGGGAAAGATTTTTTTCGACTGGACCGCCATGATCTTCAAAACGGAGACGGGCTTTGCTTTTTCACCAGGAAGGGCGATCTGGCGGGATTTCGCGTCGACCGCGTGGAAAAAGAAAAAATTTATCCCAGCAACATGAAGGGGCTTTCGATCGGAACCATCCTCTATCGCAACCATGATATGGCCTTTACCAGAATCCTTCAGAAATCCTCGGGCGTTCGCCGCATAGCCGTGGACATGGATTTCCGGCAGGAGGATCAGTTGATTCATCTTGCGGTGAGAGATGAAGATGGTAATGAAGCCGAGACAGTAAAGGAGGTTATATTTGAGCCTCCCCGTGATCCGGATCGCGCCTTAAAGCAGATTGAGACACACCTTTGCAGCACAGGCAATACACCCTATCGGCTGGCAGGGTTGACGATTCAGCCGCGAGAGCCTAGCTTTCTTCCGGCAAGCCTGCTGAACGGCATCCGGCGCGATGTATTGGATGCGCTCACAAAAGTCAGATGTGAAACATTCCCGCGTCCCGACATTCCGCTTACACCCAATGCCGTTCCATACCCGGAAAAGATGCTCGACTTCCGCGCCAATGTGGCAAACGCTCTTGCCCGGCGTTTCTATGAACGCCACGGTGCGGTCGTTACGGAGCCTGCCTTTGAGAATCTTTCCGACACAAACGGAAAAACGGTCATGACCACCCGCCACTGCATCCGGTATCAATTGGACATGTGCCCCCGGGAGCAGAGTCCTTGCTGCCCCGTCCAAGAACCGCTCAGGATCAGGGATGCCCATCATACCTATCGTCTTGAATTTGACTGCCGGCAGTGCAGGATGTTTTTGATTCTGGAAAATTAA